Proteins encoded in a region of the Flammeovirga yaeyamensis genome:
- a CDS encoding nuclear transport factor 2 family protein yields the protein MNTIQIDLEKLQKSNWTEEELKNAEIVVHFIQKLMNDHDFDYIKETYSSQRYKQHNQSMIDGIDGVLDVVSNFAKRFPDYCYDVKHIYVDGEYVTVHSHSTNKKKHRGNPQKGLNIMDTWRVVDGEIVEHWDAVQPIHGFMRFFFWMVGGKFKNQNTYF from the coding sequence ATGAATACTATTCAAATTGACTTAGAAAAGCTACAAAAATCGAATTGGACAGAAGAGGAATTAAAAAATGCTGAGATTGTTGTTCATTTTATTCAGAAATTGATGAACGATCACGACTTTGATTATATCAAAGAGACCTATTCTAGTCAGCGCTACAAGCAACACAACCAAAGCATGATCGATGGTATCGACGGAGTGCTTGATGTAGTATCTAATTTTGCTAAACGTTTTCCAGACTACTGCTACGATGTAAAACACATTTATGTAGACGGGGAATATGTGACGGTTCACTCCCACTCCACCAACAAGAAAAAGCACAGAGGAAACCCTCAGAAAGGTCTAAACATTATGGACACTTGGAGAGTGGTTGATGGAGAAATTGTAGAACATTGGGATGCAGTACAACCAATCCATGGATTTATGAGATTCTTTTTCTGGATGGTGGGTGGAAAATTTAAAAATCAGAATACGTATTTCTAG
- a CDS encoding winged helix-turn-helix transcriptional regulator encodes MKEKDTLRSDCPINYALEFLGDKWTLLIIRDFIFDGKRFYKEFSKSKEKIATNILSDRLKRLEKLEIIKSEVYEKQKTQKIYTLTEKGLDLIPLLIEIIVWSSKYKEGLNVSEDFLEKLKVDKEGVIEVIRSKVDFTK; translated from the coding sequence ATGAAAGAGAAAGATACTTTACGATCTGACTGTCCTATTAATTACGCACTAGAGTTTTTAGGTGATAAATGGACGTTATTGATCATAAGAGACTTTATTTTTGATGGAAAACGCTTTTATAAAGAGTTCTCAAAATCGAAAGAAAAAATTGCAACCAACATCCTTTCTGATCGATTGAAACGACTAGAAAAGCTGGAAATCATTAAATCAGAAGTATATGAAAAACAGAAAACTCAGAAGATTTATACCCTTACAGAAAAAGGTTTAGATCTAATTCCGTTACTAATTGAAATTATTGTTTGGTCCTCAAAATATAAAGAAGGATTAAATGTAAGCGAGGACTTTTTAGAAAAATTGAAGGTAGATAAGGAAGGTGTGATTGAGGTAATTCGCAGTAAAGTAGACTTTACTAAGTAA
- a CDS encoding VOC family protein, with translation MKIEHLAIWVSDLEKMKSFYLKYFDLTSNEKYFNPKKNFSSYFLSFDSGTRIELMHRPDVSEFIQSRETKLGLTHFAISLGDSTEVDKLTERLRTDGYSVIGEPRTTGDGYYESVIQDPEGNAIELTD, from the coding sequence ATGAAAATAGAACATTTAGCGATTTGGGTATCAGATTTAGAGAAAATGAAAAGCTTTTATCTAAAGTATTTCGATCTTACTTCAAACGAAAAATACTTTAATCCAAAGAAGAACTTTAGTTCCTATTTTTTATCATTTGATAGTGGGACAAGGATAGAGTTAATGCACAGACCGGATGTTTCTGAATTTATTCAATCTAGAGAAACTAAATTAGGCCTGACTCATTTTGCTATTTCATTAGGTGATAGTACCGAAGTCGATAAATTGACAGAAAGGCTGAGAACAGATGGATATTCAGTCATAGGAGAACCTAGAACTACAGGTGATGGGTATTATGAAAGTGTAATTCAAGACCCTGAAGGAAATGCAATAGAACTAACTGATTAA
- a CDS encoding YqjF family protein yields the protein MSIKELLKETKHRPWEMPKEDWAFYQEWNNAVFLHYQVEISELQKYVPTDLEIDTFEEQAWVSVVAFTMERIRPKYLPSFPPISNFDEINIRTYVRYKGKQGVYFLNIEGGKKLSCFLAKLISALPYQYSMMSRGKDVFKSKNNDLESHFLLKYSLKKDKVEKSDLDIWLTERYALFQDSGNQLNAYEIHHAEWPLQEVETKELVADYPKFKDLLPDQPALTHYSRGVEVIAWSKKMYSL from the coding sequence ATGAGCATCAAAGAATTACTTAAAGAGACGAAACACAGACCATGGGAAATGCCTAAAGAAGATTGGGCATTTTATCAAGAATGGAATAACGCGGTATTTCTTCATTATCAAGTAGAAATATCAGAATTACAAAAATATGTGCCTACAGATTTAGAAATAGATACTTTTGAGGAGCAAGCTTGGGTATCGGTTGTTGCTTTTACCATGGAGAGGATAAGACCTAAATATTTGCCATCATTTCCTCCTATATCAAATTTTGATGAAATCAATATCAGAACTTATGTGAGATATAAAGGAAAACAAGGTGTGTACTTTTTGAATATTGAAGGAGGGAAGAAACTGTCTTGTTTTTTGGCTAAATTAATATCAGCATTGCCATATCAATATTCTATGATGAGTAGAGGAAAGGATGTTTTTAAATCGAAAAATAATGATTTAGAGAGTCATTTCCTTTTGAAGTATTCTTTAAAAAAAGATAAGGTTGAAAAATCTGATTTAGATATATGGTTGACAGAGAGATATGCACTATTCCAAGATTCAGGGAATCAATTAAATGCTTATGAGATACATCATGCCGAATGGCCTTTACAAGAAGTAGAGACAAAAGAGTTGGTTGCCGATTACCCAAAATTTAAAGATTTATTACCGGATCAACCGGCATTGACACATTATTCCAGAGGAGTTGAAGTAATTGCGTGGAGTAAAAAGATGTATAGTTTGTAG
- the sufB gene encoding Fe-S cluster assembly protein SufB yields MSADQDNKILEDFTSKEYEHGWTVDIEADQAPKGLNEDIVRFISAKKEEPEWLLQWRLDAFKAWQKMENPEWANVVYEAVNYQDIIYYSAPKQKPSLESLEEVDPELLATFEKLGISLDEQKRLTGVKDSNIAVDAVFDSVSVATTFKDTLAEKGIIFCSFSEAVKDHPELVKKYLGSVVPVTDNYFSALNSAVFSDGSFCYIPKGVRCPMELSTYFRINASGTGQFERTLIVAEDDSYVSYLEGCTAPQRDENQLHAAVVEIFVHKDAEVKYSTVQNWYPGDDEGKGGVYNFVTKRGICDGDNAKLSWTQVETGSAVTWKYPSCILKGDNSVGEFYSVAVTNKMQQADTGTKMIHIGKNSKSRIVSKGVSAGKSQNSYRGLVKVIKGAENSRNFSQCDSLLMGDKCGAHTFPYIEVDNNTAKVEHEATTSKIGEDQIFYCNQRGIDTEQAVALIVNGYCKEVLNKLPMEFAVEAQKLLALSLEGSVG; encoded by the coding sequence ATGAGTGCAGATCAGGATAATAAAATTTTAGAGGATTTTACCTCCAAAGAGTATGAGCACGGTTGGACAGTTGATATTGAGGCTGACCAAGCACCCAAAGGATTAAACGAAGACATCGTCCGTTTTATTTCTGCTAAGAAAGAAGAGCCGGAATGGCTTTTACAGTGGAGATTAGATGCTTTTAAAGCATGGCAGAAGATGGAGAATCCTGAATGGGCAAATGTTGTTTATGAAGCAGTAAATTACCAAGACATTATTTACTATTCAGCTCCTAAGCAAAAACCATCTCTTGAGTCTTTAGAGGAAGTTGATCCTGAATTGCTTGCTACTTTCGAAAAGCTAGGTATTTCATTGGATGAGCAAAAGAGACTTACAGGAGTTAAAGATTCTAACATTGCAGTAGATGCAGTTTTTGATTCAGTTTCTGTAGCAACAACTTTTAAAGATACACTTGCAGAAAAAGGTATTATTTTCTGTTCATTCTCAGAAGCAGTAAAAGATCACCCAGAATTAGTAAAGAAATACTTGGGTTCTGTAGTTCCAGTAACTGATAATTACTTCTCTGCATTGAACTCTGCAGTATTCTCAGATGGTTCGTTCTGTTATATTCCTAAAGGCGTAAGATGTCCAATGGAATTATCAACCTACTTTAGAATTAACGCATCTGGTACAGGACAATTCGAAAGAACATTAATCGTTGCAGAAGACGATTCTTACGTTTCTTACTTAGAAGGTTGTACTGCACCTCAACGTGACGAAAACCAATTGCACGCAGCTGTAGTTGAAATCTTTGTTCACAAAGATGCAGAAGTAAAATATTCTACCGTACAAAACTGGTATCCTGGAGATGACGAGGGTAAAGGTGGTGTATATAACTTTGTAACTAAAAGAGGTATTTGTGATGGTGATAATGCAAAATTATCATGGACACAAGTGGAGACAGGTTCTGCTGTAACTTGGAAATATCCTTCTTGTATTTTGAAAGGTGACAACTCTGTAGGTGAATTCTATTCAGTTGCTGTAACAAACAAAATGCAACAAGCGGATACAGGTACTAAAATGATTCACATCGGTAAAAACTCTAAATCTAGAATTGTTTCTAAAGGTGTTTCTGCTGGTAAATCTCAAAACTCTTACAGAGGTTTGGTAAAAGTGATCAAAGGTGCTGAGAATTCAAGAAACTTCTCTCAGTGTGATTCTCTTCTAATGGGTGATAAGTGTGGTGCACATACTTTCCCTTATATTGAAGTGGACAATAACACTGCTAAAGTGGAGCACGAAGCGACTACTTCAAAAATTGGTGAAGATCAGATTTTCTACTGTAACCAAAGAGGTATCGATACTGAACAAGCGGTTGCGTTAATCGTTAACGGTTACTGTAAAGAGGTATTGAACAAATTACCTATGGAGTTTGCTGTAGAAGCTCAAAAACTTTTGGCACTTTCTTTAGAGGGTTCTGTAGGTTAA